Proteins encoded within one genomic window of Pongo pygmaeus isolate AG05252 chromosome 18, NHGRI_mPonPyg2-v2.0_pri, whole genome shotgun sequence:
- the BOLA2B gene encoding bolA-like protein 2, with protein MELSAEYLREKLQRDLEAEHVEVEDTTLNRCACSFRVLVVSAKFEGKPLLQRHRLVNACLAEELPHIHAFEQKTLTPEQWARQRQK; from the exons ATGGAACTCAGCGCCGAATACCTCCGGGAGAAGCTGCAGCGGGACCTGGAGGCGGAGCATGTG GAGGTGGAGGACACGACCCTCAACCGTTGCGCCTGTAGCTTCCGAGTCCTGGTGGTGTCGGCCAAGTTCGAGGGGAAACCGCTGCTTCAGAGACATAG GCTGGTGAACGCGTGCCTAGCAGAAGAGCTCCCGCACATCCATGCCTTTGAACAGAAAACCCTGACCCCAGAGCAGTGGGCACGTCAGCGACAGAAATGA